In a single window of the Streptomyces sp. CGMCC 4.7035 genome:
- a CDS encoding MbtH family protein, with protein sequence MFDTDAHTEFRTVVNHEEQYSIWPVELELPAGWTETGFRGTREECLEHVGRIWTDMRPLSLRD encoded by the coding sequence ATGTTCGACACCGATGCCCACACCGAATTCCGGACCGTCGTGAACCACGAGGAGCAGTACTCGATCTGGCCTGTGGAACTGGAACTGCCCGCCGGATGGACGGAGACCGGTTTCCGGGGCACCCGCGAGGAGTGCCTGGAGCACGTGGGGCGGATCTGGACGGACATGCGGCCGCTGAGCCTGCGGGACTGA
- a CDS encoding thioesterase II family protein → MNTSSSPWWIRRPLPHVERSLVCLPYAGGGPQTYEGWEELLPPATEVLAVTPPGRGRRFGEPPCSDIPSLVGPLAQALADGVEGPYAVFGHSLGATVAFELCREIRRRGLKMPEALVVSGRQAPQLPWSQKPISGLPDPEFTQALRDLGGTPEAVLEHPELMGLLMPSLRADFAVLESYRLVRELPLDVPVLALAGAADPRACAERMSGWAEHTSGPFTLCTVPGEHFFVDTDPAVVASLVSTIL, encoded by the coding sequence ATGAACACCTCCTCGTCCCCCTGGTGGATCCGGCGGCCCCTCCCGCACGTCGAGCGGTCGCTGGTCTGCCTCCCCTATGCAGGCGGCGGTCCACAGACCTACGAAGGATGGGAGGAGTTGCTGCCACCCGCGACCGAGGTGCTCGCGGTGACGCCGCCCGGGCGCGGTCGGCGCTTCGGCGAGCCGCCGTGCTCCGACATCCCTTCGCTGGTAGGCCCGTTGGCGCAAGCGCTGGCCGACGGCGTGGAAGGCCCGTACGCGGTCTTCGGCCACAGCCTCGGCGCCACGGTGGCCTTCGAGCTGTGCCGGGAGATCCGCCGACGCGGGCTGAAGATGCCCGAGGCGCTGGTGGTGTCCGGGCGGCAGGCGCCCCAACTGCCATGGTCGCAAAAGCCGATCAGCGGCCTTCCGGACCCGGAGTTCACGCAGGCGCTGCGCGACCTCGGCGGTACCCCCGAAGCGGTGCTGGAGCATCCGGAGCTGATGGGCCTTCTCATGCCCTCGCTGCGCGCCGACTTCGCCGTCCTGGAGTCCTACCGCCTGGTGCGCGAGCTGCCACTCGACGTGCCCGTCCTCGCGCTGGCGGGCGCCGCCGACCCGCGGGCCTGCGCGGAGCGGATGTCCGGATGGGCGGAGCACACGAGCGGTCCGTTCACGCTGTGCACGGTGCCGGGCGAGCACTTCTTCGTGGACACCGATCCCGCCGTCGTGGCCTCCCTCGTCTCGACGATTCTCTGA
- a CDS encoding non-ribosomal peptide synthetase translates to MNKATDTTAAAITLVDVLRHRAADQTQRRAFGFLPAAGGPVRELTYAELDRRARELAARLQADHPAGSRMLLLYPPGLDFPVAFFACLYAGMVAVPMPLPTSRKRAQRQLAAAANARATAWLTVGASRRMLLDHAGGAEAGPVAVLATDEAPTHRAEDWSGHCPDPADLAFLQYTSGSTGSPRGVMVTHRNVMANSRAIQEKFALTARDSSVIWLPPFHDMGLIGGVLQPVYTGFPALLMPPQAFLRDPGVWLEAVSEHRATVSGGPNFAYAHAVQHVDRQRAAGLDLSSWRVAFNGAEPIRAETQEDFASAFAAAGFDPGAFFACYGIAEATLLVTGAVRGAGARVLSVDADHLALHGRAVPVVEGGRRLVGCGTPAEGHQVLIADADGGRAAADGTVGEIWVNGPSVADGYLDAPEATGATFGGRADGVDGAFLRTGDLGFLHEGELFVTGRVKDLVIVRGRNLHPQDAERIAAATHPGLDPDAAAAFGYEENAAESLAIVLEVDRYTAADTLAGLADGVRAAVAAELGVAVGSVAFTRRGGIPRTTSGKIRRQACREQWLHGELPPVGTAAGGAAAARSVVADGTRVPDAPVAVRSVLASVARLSDGALEDSASIFDLGLDSLGMVELRLRILGELGADVSLADLLAGPTVAELEDLVAAAPRTAAGQAPDVPSDPRASTGQEALLLADDLARDDAPYVVGRAVAFTGEFRTEDFLEAVRSTVARHPALRTAFVRGDDAPLRTVHDALPPELAVVDARDLDEAELTSLLEDAACRRMDTAVGPLVRVTVVRTGESETIVVFAVHHAVCDLRSLGLLLGEVAEAYRTGAQPEGGTGAHQDAYGVFAGRQRRLAAADEDDDLRRYWRTALDGVPLELRLPMAHAPQGTGRGAVERFTVPAELSARVRAFAQAHRLTVNAVLQAALHALLHRLTGEERVAVGTPFANRGRRELRDVVGYFVNVLPLSSSFGPETTFVAAASALQATLAAALHHGELPYAAILQAGGRSGDRCNVLVAYQSMQSEYAADIARIALEDGGRPVEVGGLSMVPVPLPRRDNAFDLTMNLADAGAELLGNIEYRTELFAAADVRQFVDRYLGLLASAVAEPDRPIADLGLLSGPQETTSVLVGPAASGAFDDMVLPELVARWAERTPEAVAATDGERTVTYRELDQAAGRLAGELARRGAGPESVVGVLTGRDVRTVTALLGVLKAGAAYLPLDPSLPRERLEWILGRAGVSTVVLAGEPRELPDGVSTVPAECAGPGAAPTVRIRQDHLAYVLFTSGSTGRPKGVALTHRNAVSFLAWARERFGGDLSSVLAATSFSFDLSIFEVFGPLTCGGTVAVTRDVLALAEQAPPVPVALVNTVPSPLAELLRSGGLPDGVRTVNLAGEPLPRPLAEAVLRQPSVVRLMNLYGPTEATTYACEAEILAMEAGEPPIGGPIAGTHAYVLDTRLRPVAPGIPGELYLGGPGLARGYLADPALTADRFVPDINRQGERMYRTGDLVRLDGEGRLRYLGRSDDQVKIRGFRIEPGECSAALRRHPDVADAVVLPRDLPGAETMLCAWVVPVAGADVDPDAVRAFARTQLPPYMVPSAVAVLERLPQTPNGKLDKRALATPLPPSAAGGAVPRGPVEERLLSLFGELLARDGLGTDDSFFELGGHSLLAARLVTEIRRSFGVALPLRSVFERPRVRDLARLVEGVAERDAPAVPLARVPRDPAPAASSAQERMWLMQQMMPDGTAYGVAGAVRARGALDTGLLRRAAVEVGRHHEVLRTRLLPGGTGVRQAIDTEPEFDWVEESVEALPADGRAAAATRRMAELAAVPVPLDRGGQVRLVVIRLAADDHLIGLVSHLAVMDGWSSGVFFRHLALAYRTLPAQGVCGLPALRAQYADFVAWQRASLAPVREELVGWWTRRLANLPALALPADRPRPAVMGHRGGSVPVHLDRELRDELAALGAGQDATIFMVLLTAFATVLARHSGQSDFAVGTPIAERRLPELAEVLGPFTNTVPIRLDLSGDPSFAAMLDRARERALEAYAHGTLPFETLVNELAPARDLSRTPVFQTMLSLQDDPLGGLDLPGVRTERVEVPRDTARFDLLLALSDGPAGLHGSLEFNSEIFERETVLRLVGHLEAVLREAVRDAGTPLSRIPLLDARDTERILYGWNDTAAPQQPVALHELFDEQEARDPEATAVEDLTRSWSYRELRVRAERLALDLLTLPDGDAAVLMGRSAAVVAAVLGVLKSGRAYVPVDPEFPAGRITGILDVCGARCLITDPAHLAQARELAAERPGTTLLVVDPDAEAPLVVEAPRLPAVAPESVAYTIFTSGSTGTPQGVVLQHAAVVNTLRWVIETLDFGPSDRLLWVTSLCFDLSVFDIFGTLASGGRIRVAQEEELAEPSRLADLLLDGGITVWDSAPAALQRLLPALERRAARACAPAVRLVMLSGDWIPVTMPERLHGLLPGCHVRALGGATEAAIWSNHFPVERVDPTWTSIPYGRPIRNARYHVLDRWMQPCPVGVPGDLYIGGACLALGYATPELTAQRFVPDPHGDLPGGRLYRTGDLARYWTDGTLEFLGRSDHQVKIRGFRVEPGEVEAVLRRCPDVREATVAVRDDLPGGRCLVAYAVPAPGTSLDEELLRKQLRAQLPQYMVPAHLVWLERLPVTANGKLDRRALPAPVLGSSGTAFVAPRTDTERLIAGIWSEVLGVERPAARDNVFDLGGNSLLLAEMHVRFQERFGERIQLVHLFEHPTIEALARLVDGTAETGSTADRTKDRAERQKQAMRSRRTSRHSD, encoded by the coding sequence GTGAACAAGGCCACCGACACGACAGCGGCGGCAATCACGCTGGTCGACGTGCTGCGCCACCGTGCCGCCGACCAGACGCAGCGCCGGGCGTTCGGTTTCCTCCCGGCCGCGGGCGGTCCGGTCCGGGAGCTGACCTACGCCGAACTCGACCGTCGAGCAAGGGAGTTGGCGGCACGGCTGCAGGCCGACCACCCGGCGGGCAGCCGGATGCTGCTGCTTTACCCGCCGGGCCTCGACTTCCCCGTCGCCTTCTTCGCGTGCCTGTACGCCGGCATGGTCGCCGTGCCGATGCCACTGCCGACCAGCCGGAAGCGGGCGCAGCGGCAGCTGGCGGCCGCGGCGAACGCGCGTGCGACCGCCTGGCTGACGGTCGGGGCATCCCGCCGGATGTTGCTCGACCACGCGGGGGGTGCCGAAGCCGGCCCCGTCGCCGTGCTGGCCACCGACGAAGCGCCGACGCACCGCGCCGAGGACTGGTCGGGGCACTGTCCGGACCCGGCCGACCTGGCGTTCCTGCAGTACACATCAGGGTCGACCGGCAGCCCCCGGGGCGTGATGGTCACCCACCGCAACGTGATGGCGAACTCCCGTGCCATCCAGGAGAAGTTCGCGCTGACCGCGCGGGACTCGTCGGTGATCTGGCTGCCGCCGTTCCACGACATGGGCCTGATCGGCGGCGTCCTCCAGCCGGTGTACACCGGATTCCCCGCCCTGCTGATGCCTCCACAGGCGTTCCTGCGCGACCCCGGGGTCTGGCTGGAGGCGGTCTCCGAGCACCGGGCCACGGTCAGTGGCGGCCCCAACTTCGCCTATGCGCACGCCGTGCAGCATGTCGACAGGCAGCGAGCCGCGGGTCTGGACCTCAGCAGCTGGCGGGTGGCGTTCAACGGCGCGGAGCCGATCCGGGCGGAGACCCAGGAGGACTTCGCGAGCGCCTTCGCGGCGGCGGGCTTCGACCCCGGGGCGTTTTTCGCCTGCTACGGAATCGCGGAGGCCACCCTGCTGGTCACCGGTGCCGTTCGCGGGGCGGGTGCCCGGGTCCTGTCGGTGGACGCCGATCATCTCGCCTTGCACGGGCGAGCGGTGCCCGTCGTGGAGGGCGGCCGTCGGCTCGTCGGCTGCGGTACGCCGGCCGAGGGCCACCAGGTGCTGATCGCCGACGCCGACGGCGGCCGCGCGGCCGCCGACGGCACGGTCGGCGAGATCTGGGTCAACGGGCCGAGCGTGGCCGACGGCTACCTGGACGCCCCGGAGGCGACGGGGGCGACCTTCGGCGGCCGGGCCGACGGGGTGGACGGCGCCTTCCTGCGCACGGGCGACCTCGGGTTCCTGCACGAGGGTGAGCTGTTTGTCACCGGGCGGGTCAAGGACCTGGTCATCGTGCGCGGCCGCAACCTCCATCCGCAGGACGCCGAGCGGATCGCCGCAGCCACCCATCCGGGCCTCGACCCGGACGCCGCCGCCGCGTTCGGCTACGAGGAGAACGCCGCGGAGTCCCTCGCGATCGTGCTGGAGGTGGACCGGTACACCGCCGCCGACACGTTGGCCGGCCTCGCGGACGGCGTACGGGCCGCGGTGGCCGCGGAACTCGGCGTCGCCGTTGGCTCGGTGGCGTTCACCCGGCGCGGCGGCATCCCGCGCACCACCAGTGGCAAGATCCGTCGGCAGGCCTGTCGCGAGCAGTGGCTGCACGGTGAGCTGCCGCCGGTCGGCACGGCCGCCGGCGGTGCCGCTGCGGCCCGCTCGGTCGTGGCGGACGGCACCCGCGTTCCGGACGCTCCCGTCGCCGTGCGGTCCGTGCTGGCATCCGTCGCGCGGCTGTCGGACGGGGCCCTGGAGGATTCGGCAAGCATTTTCGACCTGGGCCTGGACTCGCTGGGCATGGTGGAGCTGCGGCTGCGGATCCTGGGCGAGCTCGGCGCAGACGTCTCGCTCGCCGACCTGCTGGCCGGTCCCACCGTCGCGGAGCTGGAGGACTTGGTCGCCGCCGCGCCGCGGACTGCCGCCGGGCAGGCGCCGGACGTGCCGTCCGACCCACGGGCCTCGACGGGCCAGGAGGCGCTGCTGCTCGCCGACGACCTGGCCAGGGACGACGCCCCGTACGTGGTGGGCCGCGCAGTGGCCTTCACCGGAGAGTTCCGCACGGAGGACTTCCTCGAAGCCGTGCGGTCGACCGTGGCGCGGCACCCGGCGCTGCGCACGGCTTTCGTGCGGGGGGACGATGCGCCGCTGCGGACGGTGCATGACGCGCTGCCGCCGGAGCTGGCGGTGGTCGACGCACGGGATCTGGACGAGGCCGAGCTGACCTCGCTGCTGGAGGACGCGGCGTGCCGTCGGATGGACACCGCCGTAGGTCCGCTGGTGCGGGTCACGGTGGTGCGCACCGGCGAGTCCGAGACGATCGTGGTCTTCGCCGTCCACCACGCGGTGTGCGACCTGCGGTCGCTCGGCCTGCTCCTGGGCGAGGTCGCCGAGGCATACCGGACGGGTGCCCAGCCGGAGGGCGGAACCGGGGCCCATCAAGATGCGTACGGCGTGTTCGCCGGCCGGCAGCGGCGGCTGGCCGCGGCCGACGAGGACGACGACCTGCGGCGCTACTGGAGGACGGCGCTGGACGGCGTGCCTCTGGAGCTCCGGCTGCCCATGGCACACGCCCCGCAGGGCACGGGCCGGGGAGCGGTGGAGCGCTTCACGGTGCCGGCGGAGCTGTCGGCGCGGGTGCGCGCGTTCGCCCAGGCCCACCGGCTCACCGTCAACGCCGTGCTGCAGGCGGCTCTGCACGCGCTGCTGCACCGCCTCACCGGCGAGGAGCGTGTCGCGGTCGGCACGCCGTTCGCCAACCGCGGCCGAAGGGAATTGCGTGACGTGGTGGGCTACTTCGTCAACGTGCTGCCGCTGTCCAGCTCCTTCGGTCCGGAGACCACCTTCGTCGCGGCGGCCTCCGCGCTGCAGGCGACGCTCGCCGCCGCGCTGCACCATGGCGAACTGCCGTACGCGGCGATCCTGCAGGCCGGCGGCCGGAGCGGCGACCGGTGCAACGTGCTGGTCGCCTACCAGAGCATGCAGTCCGAATACGCGGCGGACATCGCCCGGATCGCGCTGGAGGACGGCGGACGGCCGGTGGAGGTCGGCGGGCTCTCCATGGTCCCGGTGCCGCTGCCGCGCCGCGACAACGCCTTCGACCTCACCATGAACCTGGCCGACGCCGGGGCGGAGTTGCTGGGCAACATCGAATACCGGACGGAGCTGTTTGCCGCGGCGGACGTGCGGCAGTTCGTCGACCGCTACCTCGGTCTGCTGGCGTCGGCGGTGGCGGAGCCGGACCGCCCGATCGCGGACCTGGGCCTGCTGTCGGGGCCGCAGGAGACCACGTCGGTGCTGGTCGGGCCGGCCGCTTCCGGGGCGTTCGACGACATGGTGCTGCCGGAGCTGGTGGCGCGGTGGGCGGAGCGCACCCCGGAGGCCGTGGCCGCGACCGACGGCGAGCGGACCGTGACCTACCGGGAGCTGGACCAGGCGGCCGGGCGGCTGGCGGGGGAACTGGCCCGGCGCGGTGCCGGTCCCGAGTCGGTGGTGGGCGTGCTCACCGGCCGGGACGTGCGCACCGTCACGGCGCTGCTGGGCGTGCTGAAGGCGGGGGCGGCCTACCTGCCGCTGGACCCGTCCCTGCCGCGCGAGCGGCTGGAGTGGATCCTCGGCCGGGCCGGGGTCTCCACGGTGGTCCTGGCCGGCGAGCCGCGCGAGCTGCCGGACGGCGTGTCGACGGTACCCGCCGAGTGCGCCGGGCCGGGGGCAGCGCCCACGGTGCGGATCAGACAGGACCACCTGGCTTACGTGCTGTTCACCTCCGGCTCCACGGGCCGGCCCAAGGGCGTCGCACTCACCCACCGCAACGCGGTCTCCTTCCTGGCCTGGGCACGTGAGCGGTTCGGCGGGGACCTGTCGTCGGTGCTGGCCGCCACGTCCTTCTCCTTCGACCTGAGCATCTTCGAGGTATTCGGCCCGTTGACGTGCGGCGGCACCGTGGCCGTCACCCGGGATGTCCTGGCGCTCGCCGAACAGGCACCGCCGGTGCCGGTTGCGCTGGTCAACACCGTGCCCTCGCCGCTGGCGGAACTGCTGCGCTCCGGCGGGCTCCCGGACGGGGTCAGAACGGTCAATCTGGCCGGCGAGCCGCTGCCGCGGCCACTCGCCGAGGCCGTGCTGCGGCAGCCGTCGGTCGTGCGACTGATGAACCTCTACGGGCCCACCGAGGCGACCACCTACGCCTGCGAGGCCGAGATCCTGGCAATGGAGGCGGGCGAGCCTCCGATCGGCGGCCCGATCGCCGGCACCCACGCCTACGTGCTGGACACGCGGCTGCGGCCGGTGGCGCCGGGCATTCCGGGCGAGCTGTACCTGGGCGGTCCCGGGCTGGCCCGCGGCTATCTGGCCGACCCGGCGCTGACCGCGGACCGGTTCGTCCCCGACATCAACCGCCAGGGCGAGCGAATGTACCGCACGGGTGACCTCGTACGGCTCGACGGAGAGGGGCGGCTGCGCTACCTGGGACGGTCCGACGACCAGGTGAAGATCCGCGGCTTCCGCATCGAGCCAGGCGAGTGCTCGGCCGCGCTGCGGCGCCACCCGGACGTGGCCGACGCCGTGGTGCTGCCGCGCGACCTGCCGGGAGCCGAGACCATGCTGTGCGCCTGGGTCGTCCCGGTCGCGGGCGCGGACGTCGACCCCGACGCCGTGCGGGCCTTCGCCCGCACTCAGTTGCCGCCCTACATGGTGCCGTCGGCGGTCGCCGTGCTGGAGCGGCTGCCGCAGACGCCGAACGGCAAGCTCGACAAGCGCGCGCTGGCCACCCCCCTGCCGCCCTCCGCCGCCGGCGGTGCCGTACCGCGGGGGCCGGTCGAGGAACGGCTGCTGAGCCTCTTCGGCGAGCTGCTGGCGCGCGACGGCCTCGGCACCGACGACAGCTTCTTCGAACTCGGCGGCCACTCGCTGCTGGCGGCCCGGCTGGTCACCGAGATCCGCCGGTCGTTCGGCGTCGCTCTGCCGCTGCGCTCCGTCTTCGAGCGCCCGCGGGTGCGCGATCTGGCGCGGCTGGTCGAGGGGGTGGCCGAGCGGGACGCCCCGGCGGTGCCGCTGGCGCGGGTGCCGCGGGATCCGGCGCCCGCCGCCTCGTCCGCGCAGGAGCGGATGTGGCTCATGCAGCAGATGATGCCCGACGGCACCGCCTACGGCGTGGCCGGCGCGGTCCGGGCGCGGGGCGCGCTGGACACCGGGCTGCTGCGCCGGGCCGCAGTGGAGGTCGGTCGGCACCACGAGGTGCTGCGGACCCGGCTGCTGCCCGGCGGGACCGGGGTGCGGCAAGCCATCGACACGGAGCCGGAGTTCGACTGGGTCGAGGAGTCGGTCGAGGCGCTGCCGGCGGACGGGCGCGCTGCGGCCGCGACGCGGCGGATGGCCGAGCTGGCCGCGGTGCCGGTTCCCCTGGACCGGGGCGGGCAGGTGCGGCTCGTGGTGATCCGGCTGGCCGCCGACGACCACCTGATCGGCTTGGTGAGCCATCTCGCGGTGATGGACGGCTGGTCGAGCGGGGTGTTCTTTCGGCATCTCGCGCTCGCCTACCGCACGCTGCCCGCGCAAGGCGTCTGCGGTCTGCCCGCACTGCGCGCGCAGTACGCCGACTTCGTGGCGTGGCAGCGTGCGTCGCTGGCCCCGGTCCGGGAAGAGCTGGTGGGCTGGTGGACCCGGCGACTGGCGAACCTGCCGGCCCTCGCATTGCCGGCCGACAGACCACGTCCGGCAGTAATGGGTCACCGCGGCGGCAGCGTCCCGGTCCACCTCGACCGCGAACTGCGTGATGAGCTGGCCGCGTTGGGCGCAGGACAGGACGCCACCATCTTCATGGTGCTGCTGACGGCGTTCGCCACCGTGCTGGCCCGGCACAGCGGACAGAGCGACTTCGCGGTCGGCACGCCGATCGCCGAACGCCGACTGCCAGAACTGGCCGAGGTGCTGGGCCCGTTCACCAACACGGTGCCGATCAGGCTGGACCTGTCCGGTGACCCGTCCTTCGCGGCGATGCTGGACCGCGCGCGAGAGCGGGCCCTGGAGGCCTACGCGCACGGCACGCTGCCGTTCGAAACCCTGGTCAACGAGCTCGCGCCGGCCCGCGACCTGAGCCGCACGCCGGTCTTCCAGACCATGTTGTCGCTGCAGGACGACCCGCTGGGCGGGCTGGACCTGCCGGGCGTACGCACCGAGCGGGTCGAGGTGCCGCGGGACACCGCCCGCTTCGACCTGCTGCTCGCGCTCTCCGACGGGCCGGCCGGACTGCACGGCTCACTGGAGTTCAACAGCGAGATCTTCGAGCGGGAGACCGTACTGCGGCTGGTCGGCCACCTGGAGGCGGTGCTGCGCGAGGCCGTGCGGGACGCGGGGACGCCGCTGTCGCGGATCCCGCTGCTCGACGCCCGCGACACCGAGCGGATCCTGTACGGGTGGAACGACACGGCGGCACCGCAGCAACCGGTCGCACTGCACGAGCTGTTCGACGAGCAGGAGGCGCGCGACCCGGAGGCCACGGCGGTCGAGGACCTGACGCGCAGCTGGAGCTACAGGGAGCTGCGGGTGCGAGCCGAACGGCTCGCCCTGGACCTGCTGACGCTGCCGGACGGCGACGCCGCCGTGCTGATGGGCCGGTCGGCGGCGGTGGTCGCCGCGGTGCTGGGCGTGCTGAAGTCGGGCCGGGCGTACGTTCCGGTGGACCCGGAGTTCCCGGCCGGCCGGATCACCGGGATCCTGGACGTCTGCGGCGCGCGCTGCCTCATCACCGATCCGGCACACCTCGCTCAGGCCCGGGAGCTGGCGGCGGAACGACCCGGGACGACCCTGCTCGTGGTCGACCCGGACGCCGAAGCGCCGCTGGTCGTAGAGGCGCCCCGACTGCCTGCGGTGGCCCCGGAGTCGGTGGCCTACACGATCTTCACCTCAGGTTCCACCGGGACGCCGCAGGGCGTGGTGCTCCAGCACGCAGCGGTAGTCAACACGCTGCGCTGGGTGATCGAGACGCTGGACTTCGGCCCGTCGGACCGGCTGCTGTGGGTCACCTCGCTCTGCTTCGACCTGTCGGTCTTCGACATCTTCGGCACCCTCGCGTCCGGCGGGCGTATCCGGGTGGCACAGGAGGAGGAGCTGGCGGAGCCCTCGCGCCTGGCCGACCTGCTGCTCGACGGGGGGATCACGGTCTGGGACTCGGCCCCCGCGGCGCTCCAGAGGCTGCTTCCGGCCCTGGAGCGGCGGGCCGCTCGGGCGTGCGCCCCAGCCGTGCGGTTGGTGATGCTCAGCGGCGACTGGATACCCGTGACCATGCCGGAGCGGCTGCACGGCCTGCTGCCCGGCTGTCACGTGCGGGCGTTGGGCGGGGCGACCGAGGCGGCGATCTGGTCCAACCACTTCCCTGTCGAGCGGGTGGATCCGACCTGGACGAGCATCCCGTACGGCCGGCCGATCCGGAACGCGCGCTACCACGTGCTCGACCGGTGGATGCAGCCCTGCCCGGTCGGCGTGCCGGGCGACCTCTACATCGGGGGCGCGTGCCTGGCACTCGGATACGCCACCCCGGAGCTGACGGCTCAGCGGTTCGTGCCCGACCCGCACGGGGACCTGCCGGGCGGGCGCCTGTACCGCACCGGTGACCTGGCGCGGTACTGGACGGACGGGACGCTGGAGTTCCTGGGCCGGTCGGACCACCAGGTGAAGATCCGCGGCTTCCGCGTGGAGCCCGGAGAGGTGGAGGCGGTGTTGCGACGCTGCC